One genomic window of Borreliella burgdorferi B31 includes the following:
- a CDS encoding PQQ-binding-like beta-propeller repeat protein — MRGLLFIFVFSASFLRLYSDINLYFQKALTGKVAGNPIIDEKRDTITVLTKDRWLTTYTMSFEKKYSYRLNRMPYPFLLKDFDNGYYVITVRNEVQKIRRGKLVWKYKLDFSPLSSPAIGNVNILIPLANEKVVSIDLNSGKKMFEVDIGGRPATSPVVFDNGDFCIASENDEIFLFDSLGNKKWFFRLVAFPFLLMINTKKEVVVGHKSGHIVAYGRDFGEVISSIKLDFPINFLFEKFNGEYVAISNVGMFFDLNRNFKLKFKKKMNFEIEKAVLYNNRNLLISTKSNGILSFEEDFDISFSDAKLKGLSGLSANSGIIVLGGDDWVLSTYYYEYDRELDVSVWNHFGGNKYNQGRIDLKEKRFVDYDKNYLLLEEILNSNYSDAAYNKFLEILDFLAAEHGNFPAKYLNLYEKAFNVWLLSEKRFDRIASRGKLYRYFVYVNDKAAIKSFINLAIRERDINNIITIVKTITKFESYYGQDCIIYNYIQNIVLNYQGNLEIAYSVILNLRNIILNSTAELLKLCKHKYIKLLMFMRRQNFSENINKHINEIISSIQDISSPQD; from the coding sequence TTGAGAGGTCTACTTTTCATATTTGTGTTTTCAGCTTCTTTTTTAAGGCTTTATTCTGATATTAATTTATATTTTCAAAAAGCATTAACTGGCAAAGTTGCAGGCAATCCAATTATTGATGAAAAACGTGACACTATTACAGTTTTAACAAAAGATAGATGGTTGACTACTTATACAATGTCATTTGAGAAGAAATATTCTTATAGATTAAATAGAATGCCATATCCTTTTCTTTTGAAAGATTTTGATAATGGGTATTATGTTATTACAGTTAGAAATGAAGTTCAAAAGATCAGAAGAGGAAAACTCGTTTGGAAGTATAAGCTTGATTTTTCACCTTTGAGCTCTCCTGCAATAGGAAATGTTAACATCCTAATTCCTCTTGCTAATGAAAAGGTTGTTTCTATTGATTTAAATAGCGGTAAAAAAATGTTTGAGGTTGACATAGGTGGTAGGCCTGCTACTTCTCCTGTAGTTTTTGATAATGGGGATTTTTGTATTGCAAGTGAAAATGATGAAATATTTTTGTTTGATTCTTTGGGTAATAAGAAATGGTTTTTCAGATTAGTTGCTTTCCCTTTTTTGTTAATGATAAATACAAAAAAAGAGGTAGTTGTTGGACATAAGTCAGGGCATATTGTTGCTTATGGAAGAGATTTTGGGGAAGTTATTAGCTCTATTAAGTTGGATTTTCCTATTAATTTTTTGTTTGAAAAGTTTAATGGTGAATATGTCGCAATTTCAAATGTTGGTATGTTTTTTGATTTGAATAGAAACTTTAAGCTTAAATTTAAAAAAAAAATGAACTTTGAGATTGAGAAAGCTGTTCTTTATAATAATAGAAATCTTTTAATTTCAACCAAATCAAATGGAATTTTGTCTTTTGAAGAGGATTTTGATATATCTTTTTCAGATGCTAAACTTAAGGGCTTGTCAGGACTTAGTGCTAATTCAGGTATTATTGTCTTAGGGGGAGATGATTGGGTTCTTAGTACTTATTATTACGAATACGACAGAGAGCTTGATGTTAGCGTTTGGAACCATTTTGGAGGTAATAAATATAATCAAGGCAGAATAGATTTAAAAGAAAAGCGTTTTGTAGATTATGATAAAAATTATTTACTTCTTGAAGAGATCCTTAATTCTAATTATAGTGATGCTGCTTATAATAAATTTTTAGAGATTTTAGATTTTCTTGCAGCTGAACATGGAAATTTTCCCGCAAAATATTTAAATTTATATGAAAAAGCTTTTAATGTGTGGCTTTTGTCAGAAAAGAGGTTTGATAGAATTGCTTCAAGAGGCAAGCTTTATAGATATTTTGTATATGTTAATGATAAAGCTGCAATTAAGAGTTTTATTAATTTGGCAATTAGAGAGAGAGATATTAATAATATAATTACCATAGTCAAAACTATTACTAAATTTGAAAGTTATTATGGGCAAGATTGTATTATATACAATTACATCCAAAATATAGTGTTAAATTATCAGGGTAATTTGGAAATAGCTTATTCTGTGATTTTAAATTTGAGAAATATAATTTTAAATTCAACAGCCGAACTTCTTAAACTTTGTAAGCATAAGTATATAAAGTTATTAATGTTTATGAGGCGTCAAAATTTTTCTGAAAATATTAACAAGCACATTAATGAAATTATTTCAAGCATTCAAGATATTTCAAGTCCCCAAGATTGA
- a CDS encoding ABC transporter permease — translation MKIFIFKNTIYLLINLICASFFCVSLVNLFSNEQQYTPFVKTNVIKNYLQYIGVYKSIERYALIHDFNPKSKLEKDCFLKHIAGNSYIIYKTKNEGMLWGDHRYSLLSKGKPTTKIIFQKIFNTLKISIPGALLSYIAAIILIIIWKIYIKNNLINNILEYLMLLLHSMPRNLTVFLILSLIYYLNLNPKNLIMGGFAWFFSFFIFNSVIFKQSLDKTLSEFYIKAAKSRGINKLQIILKHALIPSITPLLTNMRPIITTAFFGASMIESMFEIDGIGALYLNALKFNDYAISKDLIFIGVFIMLIPNIITDILIYKINPYKDTLN, via the coding sequence TTGAAAATATTTATTTTTAAAAATACAATATATTTATTAATTAATTTAATTTGTGCATCATTTTTTTGCGTATCGTTAGTAAATCTTTTTTCAAATGAACAACAGTATACTCCTTTTGTTAAAACAAATGTCATAAAAAATTACTTACAATACATTGGAGTATATAAAAGTATAGAAAGATATGCCCTGATACATGACTTTAACCCTAAATCAAAATTAGAAAAAGATTGCTTTTTGAAGCATATAGCTGGCAATTCATATATAATATACAAAACAAAAAATGAAGGAATGCTGTGGGGCGATCATCGATACTCTCTGCTGAGCAAAGGAAAGCCAACTACTAAAATAATTTTTCAAAAAATATTTAATACTTTAAAAATCTCAATTCCAGGCGCCCTACTCTCTTATATTGCGGCAATAATCCTTATTATAATTTGGAAAATTTACATAAAAAATAATCTAATAAATAATATTCTAGAATATTTAATGCTATTGCTCCACTCCATGCCAAGAAACTTAACAGTATTTTTAATACTGTCTTTAATATATTACCTTAATTTAAATCCAAAAAATTTAATAATGGGTGGATTTGCATGGTTTTTTTCATTCTTCATATTTAATTCTGTAATTTTTAAACAATCTCTTGACAAAACTTTATCAGAATTTTACATAAAAGCTGCAAAATCAAGAGGAATAAATAAATTGCAAATAATCTTAAAACATGCATTAATTCCATCAATAACACCATTACTCACAAACATGAGACCTATTATTACAACAGCTTTTTTTGGAGCATCAATGATTGAATCAATGTTTGAAATTGATGGAATTGGGGCCTTATATTTAAATGCTTTGAAATTTAACGATTATGCTATTTCTAAAGATTTGATTTTTATTGGCGTTTTCATTATGCTTATTCCAAATATAATAACAGATATACTAATTTACAAAATTAACCCATATAAGGACACTCTAAACTAA
- a CDS encoding ABC transporter permease subunit, giving the protein MKTDTIIKKIYIVLFNIFIVLLIITPSLVNENSKIAIYKKDPNKVYLKSIKNVPMPPTKDNPLGIDKMGRDIMARLIIATRNSILLSLSYATISAIIGIFIGTIIGMFSFEICMLISKPIETLQTLPFFYVVSLVFYYFLKQKTYNMLQTATLLALIHGWIRFAFIARNNTLIIKNLDYIKASEAMGASKIRIILYHIFPEVFSSISSIIPLQMGRSLTTFEVVSFLQKQDKNLYPSLGELLNYMQMGNKYLWIWINPLLILIGINIILAIINFKLRKKMKHLISS; this is encoded by the coding sequence ATGAAAACAGATACAATAATAAAAAAAATTTATATCGTACTCTTTAATATATTTATTGTGTTGCTAATTATTACTCCGTCATTGGTTAATGAAAATTCAAAAATTGCAATCTATAAAAAAGATCCAAATAAAGTCTATTTAAAATCTATTAAAAATGTACCTATGCCACCCACAAAAGACAACCCATTAGGAATCGACAAAATGGGAAGAGATATTATGGCAAGATTAATAATTGCAACCAGAAACTCTATTTTACTTTCACTAAGCTACGCAACAATTTCTGCAATAATTGGAATCTTTATTGGAACAATCATTGGCATGTTTAGTTTTGAAATTTGCATGCTGATTTCAAAACCAATTGAAACATTGCAAACATTACCTTTTTTTTACGTTGTGTCTTTAGTTTTTTATTACTTTTTAAAACAAAAAACTTACAATATGCTTCAAACAGCAACACTATTAGCATTGATTCATGGATGGATTAGATTTGCTTTTATTGCAAGAAACAATACATTAATAATAAAAAATTTAGATTATATTAAAGCCAGCGAAGCTATGGGAGCAAGCAAAATTAGAATAATATTGTATCATATTTTTCCAGAAGTATTCTCATCAATATCATCTATAATCCCATTACAAATGGGAAGAAGTCTTACTACTTTTGAAGTAGTAAGTTTTTTACAAAAACAAGATAAAAATCTATATCCCAGTCTTGGAGAACTGCTCAACTATATGCAAATGGGCAATAAATATCTATGGATATGGATCAATCCCTTACTCATATTAATAGGCATAAACATAATACTAGCAATTATAAATTTTAAGCTAAGAAAAAAAATGAAACATTTAATATCATCTTAA
- a CDS encoding endonuclease III domain-containing protein, with translation MFYNFFMINLDLIVDETLFRYPDVKPFLNYKNNYELLIMVILSARTTDNLVNKISPYLFERYENFESLSRANVRDVEKLIYKTGFYSRKAKNIVNCSIDILEKFNGVIPNNIFDLIKLPGVGRKTANVILGSVYNKPAIIVDTHFSRVITRHALSLESSPIKIELDLKRRIKPCKQYRFSMAINKHAREICTSRNVNCDNCFLEKFAPRVC, from the coding sequence ATGTTTTATAATTTTTTTATGATTAATCTTGATTTGATTGTTGATGAAACTTTATTTAGATATCCTGATGTTAAACCTTTTTTAAATTATAAAAACAATTATGAACTTTTAATAATGGTTATTTTAAGTGCAAGAACAACAGATAATTTGGTGAATAAAATTTCTCCATACCTTTTTGAAAGGTACGAGAATTTTGAAAGTTTATCAAGAGCAAATGTGAGAGATGTTGAAAAATTAATTTATAAGACTGGTTTTTATTCAAGAAAGGCTAAAAATATTGTGAATTGCTCTATTGATATTTTAGAAAAATTTAATGGTGTTATTCCAAATAATATTTTTGATCTTATTAAGCTACCTGGAGTAGGTCGAAAAACGGCAAATGTTATTCTTGGATCTGTTTACAATAAACCCGCAATTATTGTAGATACTCATTTTAGTAGAGTTATTACAAGACATGCTCTTTCTTTGGAAAGTTCTCCTATTAAGATTGAATTGGATCTAAAAAGAAGAATAAAGCCTTGTAAGCAGTATAGATTTTCTATGGCTATTAATAAGCATGCAAGAGAAATTTGTACTTCTAGAAATGTAAATTGTGATAATTGTTTTTTAGAAAAATTTGCTCCAAGAGTTTGTTAA
- a CDS encoding septum formation initiator family protein produces the protein MTIYKKIAMSFYSGILSYFIIAPIFGERGFVNYQKLDNNLTLIKNHIEKLKEIQKELKARYINLQVSKSEILKEAKKLGYYPKNSTVIKTNNNKDQYNQGQILTLQKPLSKNQNFYLISIAIGLIYYFLSSCIIQTKKITKINKLASNNSKD, from the coding sequence ATGACTATTTATAAAAAAATTGCAATGTCTTTTTACTCAGGAATACTAAGCTACTTTATAATAGCTCCCATATTTGGAGAGAGAGGATTTGTTAATTATCAAAAATTGGATAACAACTTAACATTAATAAAAAATCACATCGAAAAACTAAAAGAAATTCAAAAAGAATTAAAAGCAAGATATATTAACCTACAAGTATCTAAATCGGAAATTCTAAAAGAAGCTAAAAAATTGGGCTACTACCCAAAAAACTCAACAGTAATAAAAACCAACAATAATAAAGATCAATATAACCAAGGGCAAATATTAACCTTACAAAAACCCCTTTCCAAGAATCAAAATTTTTACCTTATATCAATAGCAATAGGTTTAATTTATTATTTTTTATCAAGCTGCATTATCCAAACCAAGAAAATTACAAAAATCAATAAACTTGCTTCCAACAACTCTAAGGATTAG
- a CDS encoding P83/100 family protein: MKKMLLIFSFFLIFLNGFPVSAREVDREKLKDFVNMDLEFVNYKGPYDSTNTYEQIVGIGEFLARPLTNSNSNSSYYGKYFINRFIDDQDKKASVDVFSIGSKSELDSILNLRRILTGYLIKSFDYDRSSAELIAKVITIYNAVYRGDLDYYKGFYIEAALKSLSKENAGLSRVYSQWAGKTQIFIPLKKDILSGNIESDIDIDSLVTDKVVAALLSENEAGVNFARDITDIQGETHKADQDKIDIELDNIHESDSNITETIENLRDQLEKATDEEHKKEIESQVDAKKKQKEELDKKAINLDKAQQKLDSAEDNLDVQRNTVREKIQEDINEINKEKNLPKPGDVSSPKVDKQLQIKESLEDLQEQLKETGDENQKREIEKQIEIKKSDEKLLKSKDDKASKDGKALDLDRELNSKASSKEKSKAKEEEITKGKSQKSLGDLNNDENLMMPEDQKLPEVKKLDSKKEFKPVSEVEKLDKIFKSNNNVGELSPLDKSSYKDIDSKEETVNKDVNLQKTKPQVKDQVTSLNEDLTTMSIDSSSPVFLEVIDPITNLGTLQLIDLNTGVRLKESTQQGIQRYGIYEREKDLVVIKMDSGKAKLQILDKLENLKVVSESNFEINKNSSLYVDSKMILVAVRDKDSSNDWRLAKFSPKNLDEFILSENKIMPFTSFSVRKNFIYLQDEFKSLVILDVNTLKKVK, translated from the coding sequence ATGAAAAAAATGTTACTAATCTTTAGTTTTTTTCTTATTTTCTTGAATGGATTTCCTGTTAGTGCAAGAGAAGTTGATAGGGAAAAATTAAAGGACTTTGTTAATATGGATCTTGAGTTTGTAAATTATAAAGGCCCTTATGATTCTACAAATACATATGAACAAATAGTGGGTATTGGGGAGTTTTTAGCAAGACCGTTGACCAATTCCAATAGCAACTCAAGTTATTATGGTAAATATTTTATTAATAGATTTATTGATGATCAAGATAAAAAAGCAAGCGTTGATGTTTTTTCTATTGGTAGTAAGTCAGAGCTTGACAGTATATTGAATTTAAGAAGAATTCTTACAGGGTATTTAATAAAGTCTTTCGATTATGACAGGTCTAGTGCAGAATTAATTGCTAAGGTTATTACAATATATAATGCTGTTTATAGAGGAGATTTGGATTATTATAAAGGGTTTTATATTGAGGCTGCTTTAAAGTCTTTAAGTAAAGAAAATGCAGGTCTTTCTAGGGTTTATAGTCAGTGGGCTGGAAAGACACAAATATTTATTCCTCTTAAAAAGGATATTTTGTCTGGAAATATTGAGTCTGACATTGATATTGACAGTTTAGTTACAGATAAGGTGGTGGCAGCTCTTTTAAGTGAAAATGAAGCAGGTGTTAACTTTGCAAGAGATATTACAGATATTCAAGGCGAAACTCATAAGGCAGATCAAGATAAAATTGATATTGAATTAGACAATATTCATGAAAGTGATTCCAATATAACAGAAACTATTGAAAATTTAAGGGATCAGCTTGAAAAAGCTACAGATGAAGAGCATAAAAAAGAGATTGAAAGTCAGGTTGATGCTAAAAAGAAACAAAAGGAAGAGCTAGATAAAAAGGCAATAAATCTTGATAAAGCTCAGCAAAAATTAGATTCTGCTGAAGATAATTTAGATGTTCAAAGAAATACTGTTAGAGAGAAAATTCAAGAGGATATTAACGAAATTAACAAGGAAAAGAATTTACCAAAGCCTGGTGATGTAAGTTCTCCTAAAGTTGATAAGCAACTACAAATAAAAGAGAGCCTGGAAGATTTGCAGGAGCAGCTTAAAGAAACTGGTGATGAAAATCAGAAAAGAGAAATTGAAAAGCAAATTGAAATCAAAAAAAGTGATGAAAAGCTTTTAAAAAGTAAAGATGATAAAGCAAGTAAAGATGGTAAAGCCTTGGATCTTGATCGAGAATTAAATTCTAAAGCTTCTAGCAAAGAAAAAAGTAAAGCCAAGGAAGAAGAAATAACCAAGGGTAAGTCACAGAAAAGCTTAGGCGATTTGAATAATGATGAAAATCTTATGATGCCAGAAGATCAAAAATTACCTGAGGTTAAAAAATTAGATAGCAAAAAAGAATTTAAACCTGTTTCTGAGGTTGAGAAATTAGATAAGATTTTCAAGTCTAATAACAATGTTGGAGAATTATCACCGTTAGATAAATCTTCTTATAAAGACATTGATTCAAAAGAGGAGACAGTTAATAAAGATGTTAATTTGCAAAAGACTAAGCCTCAGGTTAAAGACCAAGTTACTTCTTTGAATGAAGATTTGACTACTATGTCTATAGATTCCAGTAGTCCTGTATTTTTAGAGGTTATTGATCCAATTACAAATTTAGGAACTCTTCAACTTATTGATTTAAATACTGGTGTTAGGCTTAAAGAAAGCACTCAGCAAGGCATTCAGCGGTATGGAATTTATGAACGTGAAAAAGATTTGGTTGTTATTAAAATGGATTCAGGAAAAGCTAAGCTTCAGATACTTGATAAACTTGAAAATTTAAAAGTGGTATCAGAGTCTAATTTTGAGATTAATAAAAATTCATCTCTTTATGTTGATTCTAAAATGATTTTAGTAGCTGTTAGGGATAAAGATAGTAGTAATGATTGGAGATTGGCCAAATTTTCTCCTAAAAATTTAGATGAGTTTATTCTTTCAGAGAATAAAATTATGCCTTTTACTAGCTTTTCTGTGAGAAAAAATTTTATTTATTTGCAAGATGAGTTTAAAAGTCTAGTTATTTTAGATGTAAATACTTTAAAGAAAGTTAAGTAA